A stretch of the Fusarium musae strain F31 chromosome 2, whole genome shotgun sequence genome encodes the following:
- a CDS encoding hypothetical protein (EggNog:ENOG41) — protein MGCQFIPEMDGSSFSETFSIKTLESDSTLNVECRWRFSPPLLPKKVNGNAHPYYKSIDLILNITSSEKAETNGHTTNGTEGLADCTDTPLGTIINKCVTPKLPYAENSRPNRAIEALIKVLLVPRNGYLCRRDILQLRMVHSDCVESVIPLQVEDKPYPAALQTETDLLSLLQSSPGALICKPSIQSADGLKVFDLVDREVNERLSFDWILPDKATALTVAVVGGRPLFDSTTGGYGSEGPFDAARALGIAVIVLDRPGHFMEGPKYSHLRDDFIAVDMTSDDSLPERLTVAVKSRKIDGIITFSDEYVIATAKAAEMLKLETELVESIITAHYKDATRKVLNTPNMQSFRLESAADLDSEEISKTLQSLKYPLVIKPCRGGASRGVKKVQNHHKLREAIDQLESDGLTKYGILLETYISGPEIDANIALWNGELMFAEITDDFPCTADAINATIADNFGETVMVSPTLLSQKEQELIKSSLHQTLLKLGFRNGVFHVEARVQNSSMRYQEIDGLVDLADTGSPSPGVPEVYLIEVNARPPGLDCAFSTLHAYGVDLCALQLLQCLRDGDRFKAMCKPFLSETQYWSANCLIPIHRHNVLVPAGFCSKVLERMPDVAPLVYRSELFRQPGTIVSPPLGVEFLAYFLVQSRTDRRKVLQTYHRLIQTCRDVVDEV, from the exons ATGGGATGCCAGTTTATAcctgagatggatggatcatCTTTCTCCGAGACCTTTTCGATCAAGACTCTCGAAAGTGACT CCACCCTGAACGTCGAGTGCCGTTGGAGATTCTCGCCCCCTCTCTTGCCTAAGAAAGTTAACGGAAATGCACATCCGTACTACAAATCTATCGATCTCATCCTGAATATCACATCCTCGGAGAAGGCCGAGACGAATGGCCACACAACCAATGGAACTGAGGGTCTCGCTGACTGTACTGATACGCCATTGGGGACTATCATCAACAAATGTGTGACACCAAAGCTGCCGTACGCCGAGAATAGCAGACCAAATCGCGCCATCGAGGCTCTGATCAAGGTATTGTTGGTCCCACGCAATGGCTATCTCTGTCGACGTGATATTCTGCAGTTGAGAATGGTACATTCTGACTGTGTCGAATCCGTCATTCCCCTCCAAGTTGAGGATAAGCCCTACCCCGCGGCACTTCAAACAGAAACcgatcttctttctcttttacAGTCCTCCCCCGGAGCTTTGATCTGCaaaccatccatccaatcgGCTGATGGCCTTAAAGTCTTTGACCTTGTCGATCGGGAAGTCAATGAGAGGCTTTCCTTTGACTGGATACTCCCAGACAAAGCTACAGCACTGACCGTGGCAGTTGTCGGCGGTCGCCCTCTGTTTGATAGCACAACAGGGGGGTATGGTTCAGAGGGGCCCTTCGACGCGGCTAGAGCGCTTGGAATAGCCGTCATCGTCCTTGATCGCCCTGGCCATTTCATGGAGGGCCCAAAGTATAGTCATCTGCGGGACGACTTTATTGCTGTCGATATGACCAGTGACGACAGTTTGCCTGAACGTCTCACCGTAGCTGTCAAGAGCCGCAAAATAGATGGCATCATCACCTTTTCAGATGAGTATGTTATCGCCACCGCAAAGGCAGCCGAAATGTTGAAGCTTGAAACTGAGCTTGTCGAGTCAATAATCACCGCTCACTACAAGGATGCGACGCGCAAGGTTCTTAATACGCCTAATATGCAGTCTTTTCGATTGGAGAGCGCCGCGGACTTGGATAGTGAAGAGATTTCTAAGACGTTGCAAAGTTTGAAGTACCCTCTGGTGATAAAGCCGTGCCGTGGTGGCGCCTCCCGGGGTGTCAAGAAAGTTCAAAATCACCACAAACTCCGAGAAGCAATCGACCAGCTCGAAAGCGATGGCCTCACGAAATATGGGATCCTGCTCGAAACTTACATAAGTGGGCCAGAGATAGATGCCAACATTGCTCTCTGGAACGGTGAGCTTATGTTTGCAGAGATCACCGATGATTTCCCCTGCACAGCTGATGCCATCAATGCTACTATTGCGGACAACTTTGGGGAGACTGTCATGGTATCACCAACGCTGTTGAGTcagaaggagcaggagcTGATCAAGTCGTCTCTACATCAAACACTGCTCAAACTTGGTTTCCGCAATGGCGTCTTCCACGTTGAGGCTAGAGTCCAGAACTCAAGCATGCGATACCAGGAAATCGACGGTCTTGTCGATTTGGCTGATACAGGCAGCCCGTCACCAGGCGTCCCTGAGGTGTATCTCATCGAGGTCAACGCACGCCCTCCGGGCTTAGACTGCGCATTCTCAACCCTTCATGCTTACGGGGTAGATCTTTGCGCGCTACAGCTGCTCCAATGCCTACGGGATGGCGATCGATTCAAAGCGATGTGTAAGCCTTTCTTATCTGAGACACAGTATTGGAGCGCGAACTGCTTGATCCCTATTCACCGCCATAATGTACTGGTACCGGCAGGGTTCTGTAGCAAAGTCCTGGAGAGAATGCCAGACGTTGCTCCGTTAGTCTATAGGTCCGAGCTGTTTAGACAGCCTGGCACTATCGTGTCACCACCATTGGGTGTTGAGTTTCTGGCTTATTTCTTGGTCCAGTCCAGGACTGATCGGCGAAAGGTGCTGCAGACCTATCATCGCCTCATTCAAACTTGCAGGGACGTTGTGGATGAGGTGTGA
- a CDS encoding hypothetical protein (EggNog:ENOG41), with the protein MSLRPYLESAYREVRLSTEAALDPLQKLDGHLKKGQDNLILVYGGSFNPPHRGHLDVLLSALHPVVNAVAVVVLPSEDFHLRHKLKNSHPEFFMSRKTRAALWAEMPQVPRSKVWIWSETWYPFFTFMEAAQRLCEADGYKIVFSHLIGPDNLNRADALNNLPYRLPRILVTNKARHVPSQFLPDGQPTKWKGFGDWLPQKMTCSDQNGQLEEAAEEATLWTCRGTDSLGHVTMGYYLDFAKRPTGSDINSTAMRRALLERHSLDEEVLSQLSTTDLLSILEPVLRGD; encoded by the exons ATGTCTCTTCGGCCCTACTTGGAATCTGCCTACAGAGAGGTGCGTTTGTCTACAGAAGCCGCACTCGATCCGCTGCAGAAACTTGATGGTCACCTCAAGAAAGGTCAGGACAATCTGATCTTGGTTTACGGTGGCTCTTTCAACCCCCCGCACCGTGGACACTTGGACGTTCTGCTGTCAGCACTGCACCCTGTCGTCAATGCCGTCGCCGTGGTGGTTCTCCCCAGCGAGGACTTCCACCTACGCCACAAGCTGAAAAACAGTCACCCAGAGTTCTTCATGAGTCGCAAGACGAGAGCTGCGCTTTGGGCTGAGATGCCGCAGGTGCCCAGAAGTAAAGTCTGGATATGGTCAGAGACATGGTACCCATTTTTCACGTTTATGGAAGCGGCGCAGCGGCTTTGCGAAGCGGATGGTTACAAGATTGTGTTCTCGCATCTCATTGGGCCGGATAACCTCAACAGGGCCGATGCTCTTAACAATTTGCCTTACAGGCTGCCGCGAATACTTGTTACCAACAAGGCACGGCATGTACCCTCTCAATTCTTACCAGACGGACAGCCGACGAAGTGGAAAGGCTTTGGGGACTGGCTTCCACAAAAGATGACATGTAGTGACCAAA ATGGGcaacttgaagaagcagcggAGGAGGCTACGCTATGGACTTGTCGAGGTACTGATAGCCTCGGCCACGTGACTATGGGTTACTACTTGGACTTTGCAAAGAGACCAACTGGGTCTGACATCAACTCGACAGCCATGAGGCGGGCCCTCCTCGAGAGACACTCATTGGATGAAGAGGTCTTGAGCCAGCTCAGCACCACTGATCTTCTAAGCATCCTGGAGCCGGTACTACGCGGAGATTAG
- a CDS encoding hypothetical protein (EggNog:ENOG41), with product MIYSAGFDTVADQLALAVFVCAGVARLARFNIAAHLVPKSDQGKAMYHEGLPTAYAALLISTAVAVAEWTGCLTNLASGSHYPPIIVVLMFSAAMSCAVVRGGC from the exons ATGATCTATTCCGCTGGTTTTGATACCGTGGCCGATCAGCTAGCTTTGGCTGTCTTTGTCTGTGCAGGTGTTGCTCGACTCGCAAGATTCAACATTGCCGCGCACTTGGTGCCCAAGAGCGATCAGGGCAAAGCGATGTACCATGAGGGTCTTCCTACAGCATATGCGGCTCTTCTCATTTCTACAGCGGTTGCTGTTGCGGAGTGGACAGGCTGTTTGACAAACTTGGCTTCTGGCTCTCATTACCCACCCATTATTGTTGTGCTCATGTTCAGCGCCGCCATG AGCTGTGCTGTGGTGAGAGGTGGATGTTGA
- a CDS encoding hypothetical protein (EggNog:ENOG41): MAVLNGYFRPRVAFVTGITGQDGSYLSELLLEKGYQVHGLVRSTASRREALSKPLRPGLTMHLGDMSDLGRLVQILGSIKPDEIYHLAAQSHVAVSFDTPLQTSDTNAMGTLRLLEAMRMLDLDKSTKFYNACSSEVFGSDMPAPQTEETTFHPVSPYAVTKLFQYWTTVNFREAYGFHASNGILFNHESPRRGTTFVTRKITTQVALIACGKLDFFSLGNLDAVRDWGHAKDYMQGVYLMLQQPVGGDYVLSSGKSYSVRDFVEAAFKVIGVNIEWTGTGLEEVGIDSANGKVRVKVNPEFYRPLDNQNLLGSAAKAKRVLGWKPTYSFEALVEEMVLCDVDAVNTGRIFSNSYLDWVVSKAASGNGVVSHSPAKSVDVAHSVTTNSDGAEKINLADVEGVDAEGTTQA; this comes from the exons ATGGCAGTATTGAACGGTTACTTCAGACCCAGAGTGGCTTTTGTTACTG GAATTACTGGGCAAGACGGCTCGTATCTTTccgagctgctgctggaaaagGGCTACCAAGTTCATGGCTTGGTACGATCGACTGCTTCCAGACGGGAAGCTCTAAGCAAGCCACTCCGTCCTGGGTTGACCATGCACCTTGGCGACATGTCCGACCTGGGTCGTCTCGTCCAGATCTTGGGCAGCATCAAGCCCGATGAGATTTACCATCTTGCTGCTCAGTCCCACGTGGCTGTCTCGTTTGACACTCCACTGCAGACTAGTGACACCAATGCTATGGGTACACTTCGTCTTCTTGAAGCCATGCGAATGCTGGACTTGGACAAGTCGACAAAGTTTTACAAT GCTTGTTCATCGGAAGTGTTTGGGTCGGACATGCCCGCTCCACAAACAGAGGAGACCACGTTCCACCCGGTATCACCATATGCTGTCACCAAGTTGTTCCAGTACTGGACTACTGTCAACTTTCGAGAGGCATACGGCTTTCATGCCTCGAACGGTATTCTCTTCAACCATGAATCACCAAGACGAGGCACCACTTTCGTCACGAGAAAGATTACTACacaagtagctttaattgcTTGTGGAAAGCtagacttcttctccttagGAAATCTCGACGCTGTCCGAGATTGGGGCCACGCAAAGGATTACATGCAAGGCGTGTATCTGATGCTGCAACAGCCAGTCGGAGGCGACTATGTTCTTTCGAGTGGAAAATCCTACAGCGTTCGCGACTTTGTCGAGGCAGCTTTCAAGGTCATCGGGGTCAATATTGA ATGGACTGGAACCGGTCTTGAAGAGGTCGGCATTGACTCAGCTAACGGAAAGGTTCGCGTTAAAGTGAACCCCGAGTTCTACCGACCACTTGATAACCAGAACTTGCTTGGCTCAGCAGCCAAGGCGAAAAGAGTGCTCGGATGGAAGCCAACATACAGCTTCGAAGCATTGGTTGAAGAAATGGTCCTTTGCGATGTTGACGCCGTTAACACCGGCCGTATCTTCTCCAATAGTTATTTGGACTGGGTAGTCAGCAAGGCGGCTAGCGGAAATGGGGTCGTGAGCCATAGTCCTGCCAAGTCGGTTGATGTGGCTCACAGTGTCACTACGAATTCAGATGgggctgagaagatcaacctAGCGGACGTTGAGGGGGTTGACGCGGAGGGTACAACTCAGGCTTAG
- a CDS encoding hypothetical protein (EggNog:ENOG41~MEROPS:MER0043475) encodes MAKPVMISVLECDNHIDPDRSKWGGYGPLVSKWLRSNDRLQELAQIRVWDVKNAMDYPEPGDYDVLIITGAPANPEGEEPWLVKLREYIEKEVETASHQRFVGFCFGHQILAMAYGLSVECNDSGSKIKTWDNSIISARRIILAYKVSFFLNAFGRSKRTPNLTLKH; translated from the exons ATGGCTAAACCTGTGATGATTAGTGTCTTGGAGTGCGATAATCACATTGACCCCGACAGATCGAAGTGGGGAGGTTATGGCCCTCTTGTTTCCAAATGGCTCAGGTCAAACGATCGTTTGCAAGAACTCGCACAAATACGTGTCTGGGATGTCAAGAATGCCATGGACTATCCGGAGCCAGGGGATTACGATGTGCTCATAATTACTGGTGCAC CCGCAAACCCAGAAGGCGAGGAACCCTGGTTGGTGAAGCTCCGGGAGTATATCGAAAAAGAAGTCGAAACAGCATCTCATCAAAGGTTTGTCGGCTTTTGCTTCGGTCACCAGATCTTGGCTATGGCGTACGGGCTGTCCGTTGAATGCAATGACTCCGG GTCAAAGATCAAGACTTGGGACAATTCCATAATCTCGGCTCGACGGATCATACTCGCATACAAGGTCTCTTTCTTCCTAAACGCCTTTGGTCGCTCCAAGCGCACCCCGAATTTGACGCTGAAGCATTAG